The Pseudomonas sp. FP2309 genome has a window encoding:
- a CDS encoding PLDc N-terminal domain-containing protein, with product MGSTFNGLIGLIILALDIWAIINVFKSGASTGAKVLWILLILLLPVLGLIIWAIAGPRGNVRI from the coding sequence ATGGGTTCCACTTTTAACGGCTTGATCGGCCTGATCATCCTCGCGCTGGATATCTGGGCGATCATCAACGTGTTCAAAAGCGGCGCGAGCACAGGCGCCAAAGTCTTGTGGATCCTGTTGATCCTGCTGCTGCCGGTACTGGGCCTGATCATCTGGGCGATTGCCGGGCCGCGCGGTAACGTGCGCATCTGA
- a CDS encoding LTA synthase family protein gives MANPDALSQQRASNRLLQPTVKSHLAYTLLCALVMMVMLSLLRLALLVYNREMILDTPASTFLEAFANGLRLDIRLVVYLLIPLLLALFSVRAMAARGLFRFWLTLASSIALFLGLMEMDFYREFHQRLNGLVFQYVKEDPKTVMSMLWYGFPVVRYLLAWAVGTLILSMAFKGADRATRPRGPFSGGSIGTRQVAPWYSRIAVFVVCLLIAVVAARGTLRQGPPLRWGDVYTTDSNFANQLGLNGTLSLIAAAKARFGEDRSNVWKATLDQPLATQTVRDMLVLPQEKLVDTDSAAVRRDYMPPAEKTLPIKNVVVILMESFAGHSVGALGRPGNITPYFDKLSKEGLLFDRFFSNGTHTHQGMFATMACFPNLPGFEYLMQTPEGSHKLSGLPQLLSARDFNDVYVYNGDFAWDNQSGFFSNQGMTDFIGRNDFVNPVFSDPTWGVSDQDMFNRGLEELKAREGGKPFYALLQTLSNHTPYALPTPLPVEKVTDRGSLNEHLTAMRYSDWALGQFFEKARKEPYFKETLFVIVGDHGFGNEQQITEMDLGRFNVPMLMIAPGMQEKFGERDHTVGTQIDIVPTIMGRLGGDTLHQCWGRDLLNLPEGDKGFGVIKPSGSDQTVALVTGDRILVLPKEMPPKLWAYQLGAEPSGKVIPESPDEAALKQKLESFLQTATKSLLDNTAGVVDGKPD, from the coding sequence ATGGCTAACCCGGACGCCCTGAGTCAGCAGCGAGCTTCAAATCGCCTGCTGCAACCGACCGTCAAATCCCATCTGGCGTACACGCTGCTCTGCGCACTGGTCATGATGGTGATGCTCTCCCTGCTGCGCCTGGCGCTGCTGGTCTATAACCGCGAAATGATCCTCGACACGCCGGCCTCGACCTTCCTTGAAGCGTTCGCCAACGGCCTGCGCCTGGATATTCGTCTGGTGGTGTACCTGCTCATTCCGTTGCTGCTGGCACTGTTCAGCGTGCGCGCCATGGCCGCGCGAGGCTTATTCCGTTTCTGGCTGACGCTCGCCTCCAGCATCGCCTTGTTCCTGGGCTTGATGGAGATGGACTTCTACCGCGAGTTCCACCAGCGCCTCAACGGCCTGGTCTTCCAGTACGTCAAGGAAGACCCGAAAACCGTGATGAGCATGCTCTGGTACGGTTTTCCGGTGGTGCGCTACCTGTTGGCCTGGGCCGTGGGTACGCTGATCCTGAGTATGGCGTTCAAAGGCGCCGACCGCGCCACCCGTCCACGAGGGCCGTTCAGCGGCGGCAGCATCGGCACCCGTCAGGTGGCGCCATGGTATTCACGCATTGCGGTGTTCGTGGTCTGCCTGTTGATCGCTGTGGTCGCCGCGCGCGGCACCCTGCGCCAGGGTCCGCCGCTGCGCTGGGGTGACGTGTATACCACCGATTCCAACTTCGCCAACCAACTGGGCCTCAATGGCACGTTGTCGTTGATCGCCGCGGCCAAGGCGCGCTTCGGTGAAGACCGTTCCAACGTGTGGAAGGCCACCCTGGACCAGCCGCTGGCGACTCAGACCGTGCGCGACATGCTGGTGCTGCCGCAAGAGAAACTGGTCGACACCGACAGCGCGGCCGTACGCCGTGACTACATGCCACCGGCCGAGAAGACCCTGCCGATCAAGAACGTGGTGGTCATCCTGATGGAAAGTTTCGCTGGTCACTCGGTGGGCGCATTGGGCCGTCCGGGTAACATCACGCCGTACTTCGACAAATTGTCCAAGGAAGGCCTGTTGTTCGACCGCTTCTTCTCCAACGGCACCCACACCCACCAGGGCATGTTCGCCACCATGGCGTGCTTCCCGAACCTGCCAGGCTTCGAATACCTGATGCAGACCCCGGAAGGCAGCCACAAGCTGTCAGGCCTGCCGCAACTGCTCAGCGCCCGTGATTTCAACGACGTGTATGTCTATAACGGCGACTTTGCCTGGGACAACCAGTCGGGCTTCTTCAGCAACCAGGGCATGACCGACTTCATCGGCCGCAACGACTTCGTCAACCCGGTGTTCTCCGACCCGACGTGGGGCGTGTCCGACCAGGACATGTTCAACCGTGGCCTGGAAGAGCTCAAGGCGCGCGAAGGCGGCAAGCCGTTCTATGCGCTGCTGCAAACCCTGTCCAACCACACGCCGTATGCATTGCCGACCCCGTTGCCGGTCGAGAAAGTCACCGACCGTGGCAGCCTCAACGAGCATTTGACGGCCATGCGCTACTCCGACTGGGCCCTGGGCCAGTTCTTTGAAAAGGCCCGCAAGGAGCCGTACTTCAAGGAGACCCTGTTTGTGATTGTGGGCGACCACGGTTTCGGCAACGAACAGCAGATCACCGAAATGGACCTGGGCCGCTTCAACGTGCCGATGCTGATGATCGCACCGGGCATGCAGGAGAAGTTCGGCGAGCGTGACCATACCGTGGGCACGCAGATCGACATCGTGCCGACCATCATGGGCCGCCTGGGTGGCGACACCCTGCACCAGTGCTGGGGACGTGACTTGCTTAACCTGCCGGAAGGCGACAAAGGCTTCGGCGTGATCAAACCATCGGGCAGCGATCAGACCGTGGCTCTGGTCACGGGCGACCGTATTCTGGTACTGCCCAAGGAGATGCCGCCGAAGTTGTGGGCATACCAACTGGGCGCGGAGCCGAGCGGTAAAGTCATTCCTGAGTCGCCGGACGAGGCGGCCCTCAAGCAAAAGCTTGAGTCGTTCTTGCAGACCGCCACCAAAAGCTTGCTGGACAACACCGCCGGTGTAGTGGACGGTAAGCCGGACTAA
- a CDS encoding carbon storage regulator: MLVLSRAVGEVICIGDDIAVHILEVNGHHVKVGVQAPAGGHVRRDEAHRTLLKRSLTSTQPESNP; this comes from the coding sequence ATGTTGGTTTTAAGCCGCGCCGTAGGCGAAGTCATCTGCATCGGCGATGACATTGCCGTGCACATCCTCGAAGTGAACGGTCATCACGTGAAGGTCGGCGTTCAGGCGCCTGCCGGAGGGCACGTGCGCCGCGACGAGGCGCACCGCACGCTTCTCAAGCGCTCGCTCACGTCAACGCAACCGGAAAGTAACCCCTAG
- a CDS encoding long-chain-acyl-CoA synthetase: MSHPQNDMITWSKLLRKVPAIVRALPRVVRGMRAANVTDPAQPCGLGWHFEQAAQRNPEGDALLYGDSVLSYREANARANRIAHHLHAQGIGKADVVALFIENRPELLLTVLAVAKLGGICAMLNTAQTQAALVHSLNLVSPVAIVVGAELVTAFDAVRDQVQIPRQRTWFVADQASGTVPERYIDLLATSAECPADNPASTAQVFSNDPCFYIYTSGTTGLPKAGIMKHGRWTKTAVSFGSIALDMGPDDVMYCTLPLYHATGLCVCWGSAIVGASGFAIRRKFSASQFWEDARKFNATTLGYVGELCRYLLDQPLSENDRDNRVTKMVGNGLRPGVWAQFKARYGVEHICELYAASDGNIGFTNVLNFDNTIGFCLQQWALVDYAHDSGEPLRGGDGFMRKVPTGGQGLLLARIDDKSPFDGYTDPEKNRNVVLTDVFEKGDRYFNTGDLLRSIGFGHAQFVDRLGDTYRWKGENVSTTEVENVLLQHPQIAEVVAYGVEIENTNGRAGMVAITPSESLAALDMRELLQFAHGQLPAYAVPLFLRIKVKMETTGTFKYQKVKLKEEAFDPARAGNDPVYAWLPGSDSYVPVTVQLLAQIQGGQFRY, translated from the coding sequence TGAGCAAGCAGCCCAGCGCAACCCTGAAGGCGATGCCCTGCTGTACGGCGACAGCGTGCTCAGCTACCGCGAAGCCAACGCGCGCGCCAACCGTATTGCCCATCACCTGCACGCTCAGGGCATCGGCAAGGCGGATGTGGTGGCACTGTTTATCGAAAACCGCCCCGAATTGCTCTTGACCGTATTGGCCGTGGCCAAGCTGGGTGGCATCTGCGCCATGCTCAACACCGCGCAAACCCAGGCGGCGCTGGTGCACAGCCTGAACCTGGTAAGCCCGGTGGCGATTGTGGTGGGGGCAGAGCTGGTGACGGCCTTTGACGCGGTGCGTGATCAGGTTCAGATTCCTCGGCAAAGGACCTGGTTCGTTGCTGACCAAGCATCGGGCACGGTGCCGGAGCGCTACATCGACCTGCTGGCGACCAGCGCCGAGTGCCCCGCGGACAACCCGGCCAGCACTGCGCAGGTGTTCTCCAACGACCCCTGCTTCTATATCTACACCTCTGGCACCACTGGCCTGCCCAAGGCCGGCATCATGAAACATGGGCGCTGGACCAAAACCGCCGTCAGCTTCGGCAGCATTGCCCTGGACATGGGCCCGGACGACGTCATGTATTGCACGTTGCCGCTCTACCACGCCACCGGGCTCTGCGTGTGCTGGGGCTCGGCGATTGTCGGCGCGTCAGGCTTCGCCATCCGCCGCAAGTTCAGCGCCAGTCAGTTCTGGGAGGATGCGCGTAAATTCAACGCGACCACCCTCGGTTATGTCGGCGAGCTGTGCCGTTACCTGCTGGACCAGCCGCTCAGCGAAAACGACCGCGACAACCGCGTGACCAAGATGGTTGGCAATGGCTTGCGTCCAGGCGTGTGGGCACAGTTCAAGGCGCGGTATGGCGTCGAGCATATTTGCGAGTTGTACGCGGCCAGCGACGGCAATATCGGCTTTACCAATGTATTGAATTTCGACAACACCATCGGCTTTTGCCTGCAACAGTGGGCGCTGGTGGACTACGCCCATGACAGCGGTGAACCGCTGCGGGGCGGCGATGGCTTTATGCGCAAAGTGCCCACGGGCGGGCAGGGGCTGTTGCTGGCGCGCATCGACGATAAGTCACCGTTCGACGGCTACACCGACCCGGAAAAGAACCGCAACGTGGTGCTCACGGACGTCTTCGAAAAAGGCGACCGCTACTTCAACACCGGCGACTTGTTGCGCAGCATTGGCTTCGGTCATGCGCAATTCGTCGACCGTCTGGGGGATACCTATCGCTGGAAGGGCGAAAACGTGTCCACCACCGAAGTCGAGAACGTGCTGCTGCAACACCCTCAGATCGCTGAAGTGGTGGCCTATGGTGTGGAGATCGAAAACACTAACGGACGCGCGGGCATGGTCGCCATCACGCCGAGCGAGTCGCTGGCCGCCTTGGATATGCGCGAGCTGCTGCAGTTTGCCCACGGCCAGTTGCCGGCGTATGCGGTGCCATTGTTTTTGAGAATCAAGGTCAAGATGGAGACGACTGGCACCTTCAAGTACCAGAAGGTCAAGCTCAAGGAGGAAGCGTTTGACCCGGCCAGGGCGGGCAATGACCCGGTGTATGCCTGGCTGCCGGGCTCGGACAGCTACGTGCCGGTAACCGTGCAATTGCTTGCGCAGATCCAGGGGGGTCAGTTCCGTTATTGA
- a CDS encoding DUF3309 family protein: MSLILIIILILLLVGGLPVFPHSRSWGYGPSGILGVVLVVLLVLLLLGKI, encoded by the coding sequence ATGAGCCTCATTCTGATCATTATCCTGATCCTCCTGCTGGTCGGTGGTCTGCCAGTGTTCCCTCACTCCCGCAGCTGGGGTTATGGCCCGTCGGGTATCCTGGGTGTTGTGCTGGTGGTGCTGCTGGTGCTGTTGCTGCTCGGCAAGATATAA
- a CDS encoding osmoprotectant NAGGN system M42 family peptidase, which produces MTRTIPEPDLNYLQKVLLEMLAIPSPTGFTDTIVRYVAERLEELGIPFEMTRRGTIRATLKGQKNSPDRAVSAHLDTIGAAVRAIKDNGRLTLAPVGCWSSRFAEGSRVSLFTDNGVIRGSVLPLMASGHAFNTAVDEMPVSWDHVELRLDAYCATRADCDSLGISVGDYVAFDPLPEFTESGHISARHLDDKAGVAALLAALKAIVDSGEPLLIDCHPLFTITEETGSGAAAALPWDVSEFVGIDIAPVAPGQHSSEHAVSVAMQDSGGPYDYHLSRHLLRLAADNDLPVRRDLFRYYFSDAHSAVTAGHDIRTALLAFGCDATHGYERTHIDSLAALSRLLGAYILSPPVFASDAQPAQGSLDRFSHQLEHETQMESDTRVPSVDSLVGQKS; this is translated from the coding sequence ATGACCCGAACCATCCCAGAACCGGATCTCAATTACCTGCAAAAGGTGCTGCTGGAAATGCTCGCCATTCCCAGCCCCACCGGCTTTACCGACACCATCGTGCGCTACGTCGCCGAACGCCTGGAAGAGCTGGGCATCCCGTTTGAAATGACCCGGCGCGGCACTATTCGCGCCACGCTCAAGGGCCAGAAAAATAGCCCTGACCGCGCAGTCTCAGCCCACCTCGACACCATCGGCGCCGCCGTACGCGCGATCAAGGACAACGGTCGCCTGACCCTCGCGCCGGTGGGTTGCTGGTCGAGCCGCTTTGCCGAAGGCAGCCGCGTCAGCCTGTTCACCGACAACGGTGTGATCCGTGGCAGCGTGTTGCCGCTGATGGCCTCCGGGCACGCATTCAACACGGCGGTGGATGAAATGCCGGTGAGTTGGGACCATGTGGAACTGCGCCTGGACGCCTACTGCGCGACCCGCGCCGATTGCGATTCGCTGGGCATCAGCGTCGGCGACTACGTGGCCTTCGACCCCTTGCCCGAGTTCACCGAGAGCGGGCATATCAGCGCGCGCCACTTGGACGACAAGGCCGGCGTCGCCGCCCTGCTCGCCGCGCTCAAGGCCATTGTCGACAGTGGCGAGCCGCTGCTGATCGACTGCCACCCGCTGTTCACCATTACCGAGGAAACCGGCAGCGGGGCCGCGGCCGCATTGCCGTGGGACGTGAGTGAGTTCGTCGGCATCGATATCGCCCCGGTTGCGCCGGGCCAGCATTCCAGCGAGCACGCGGTAAGCGTGGCCATGCAGGATTCCGGCGGCCCCTACGACTATCATTTGTCGCGCCATCTGCTGCGTCTGGCCGCGGACAATGACCTGCCGGTGCGCCGCGACCTGTTCCGCTATTACTTCAGTGACGCGCATTCGGCGGTCACCGCCGGCCACGACATCCGCACCGCGTTGCTGGCGTTTGGCTGCGATGCGACCCACGGCTACGAACGGACCCATATCGACAGCCTGGCCGCCCTGAGCCGCTTGCTGGGCGCGTATATCCTCAGCCCACCGGTGTTCGCCAGCGACGCGCAGCCGGCCCAGGGTTCGCTGGACCGTTTCAGTCATCAGTTGGAACATGAGACGCAGATGGAGAGCGACACACGGGTGCCGTCGGTGGACAGCCTGGTCGGTCAGAAGTCCTGA
- the ngg gene encoding N-acetylglutaminylglutamine synthetase has product MKPHAAAYSQRLIKGQAPTYERLQARLAEDGSPLAAEPIAVHCGWGRLLIGHTFPDPASLAQELLHEQPGERDIALYVAAPQQILGIDPQQLFLDPSDTLRLWFSDYRPATRVFRGFRIRRAQTEADWLAVNQLYQGRGMLPVDPERLTPRHQGGPVYWLAEDEDSGAVIGSVMGLNHQKAFHDPENGCSLWCLAVDPQCSRPGVGEVLVRHLVEHFMSRGLSYLDLSVLHDNRQAKSLYAKLGFRALTTFAIKRKNGINQPLFLGPGPEAGFNPYARIIVEEAHRRGIDVQVDDADAGLFTLSHGGRRVRCRESLSDLTSAISMTLCQDKSLTHKVLKAAGLQLPSQQLAGSADDNLEFLDEHQRVVVKPLDGEQGQGVAVDLQSIEEVQQAIETARQFDSRVLLESFHEGLDLRILVIGFEVVAAAIRRPAEVTGDGQHSIRALIEAQSRRRQAATDGESKIPLDAETERTLAAAGFDYSSILPRGQTLAVRRTANLHTGGCLEDVTAILHPTLKDAAVRAARALDIPMVGLDLLVPAADQPEYVFIEANERAGLANHEPQPTAEKFVDLLFPHSQPTA; this is encoded by the coding sequence ATGAAACCCCACGCAGCGGCTTACAGCCAACGCTTGATAAAAGGCCAGGCGCCCACCTACGAGCGCCTGCAGGCCCGACTGGCCGAAGACGGCAGCCCCCTGGCCGCCGAACCGATTGCCGTGCATTGCGGCTGGGGCCGCCTGTTGATCGGGCACACCTTCCCCGACCCCGCGAGCCTGGCCCAGGAACTGCTGCATGAGCAGCCTGGCGAGCGCGACATCGCGCTGTATGTGGCCGCGCCGCAGCAGATTCTCGGCATCGACCCGCAGCAGTTGTTCCTCGACCCGTCCGACACCCTGCGCCTGTGGTTCAGCGACTACCGCCCGGCAACCCGCGTGTTTCGCGGTTTCCGTATTCGCCGCGCGCAAACCGAGGCCGACTGGCTGGCGGTGAACCAGTTGTACCAGGGGCGCGGCATGTTGCCGGTCGACCCCGAACGCCTTACGCCCCGCCATCAAGGCGGCCCGGTGTACTGGCTGGCAGAGGACGAAGACAGCGGCGCGGTAATCGGCAGTGTCATGGGCCTGAACCACCAGAAAGCCTTTCACGACCCGGAAAACGGGTGCAGTTTGTGGTGCCTGGCGGTCGACCCGCAATGCAGTCGCCCCGGCGTCGGCGAAGTGCTGGTGCGCCATTTGGTGGAGCACTTTATGAGCCGTGGCCTGAGTTACCTCGACCTCTCGGTGCTGCACGACAACCGCCAGGCCAAGAGCCTCTACGCCAAGCTCGGGTTTCGCGCGCTGACCACCTTTGCGATCAAGCGCAAGAACGGCATCAACCAGCCGCTGTTTCTTGGGCCAGGCCCGGAGGCGGGGTTCAACCCTTATGCACGGATCATCGTTGAAGAAGCCCACCGACGCGGCATCGATGTGCAGGTCGATGACGCCGACGCCGGCCTCTTCACCCTCAGCCACGGCGGGCGCCGCGTGCGCTGCCGTGAGTCGTTGAGTGATCTGACCAGTGCCATCAGCATGACCCTGTGCCAGGACAAGAGCCTGACCCACAAAGTGCTCAAGGCCGCCGGCTTGCAGCTGCCGTCGCAGCAACTGGCAGGCAGCGCCGACGACAACCTGGAGTTCCTCGACGAACACCAGCGCGTGGTGGTCAAGCCGCTGGATGGCGAACAGGGCCAGGGCGTGGCGGTCGACCTGCAGAGTATCGAAGAGGTGCAGCAGGCGATTGAAACCGCGCGCCAGTTCGACAGCCGGGTGCTGCTCGAAAGCTTCCACGAGGGCCTGGATCTGCGCATTCTGGTAATCGGTTTCGAAGTGGTCGCCGCTGCGATTCGCCGCCCTGCCGAAGTGACCGGGGACGGGCAGCATTCCATCCGCGCGCTGATCGAAGCGCAAAGCCGACGCCGTCAGGCCGCAACCGACGGTGAAAGCAAAATCCCGCTGGACGCTGAAACCGAACGCACCCTGGCCGCCGCCGGCTTTGACTACAGCAGCATCCTGCCGCGTGGCCAGACCCTGGCGGTGCGCCGCACGGCCAACCTGCACACCGGTGGATGCCTGGAAGACGTCACTGCGATCCTACACCCCACGCTCAAGGATGCCGCCGTGCGCGCCGCCCGTGCCCTGGACATTCCCATGGTGGGCCTGGACCTGTTGGTGCCCGCCGCCGATCAACCCGAGTACGTGTTTATCGAAGCCAATGAACGAGCCGGCCTGGCCAACCATGAACCGCAACCCACGGCGGAAAAGTTTGTGGATCTGCTGTTCCCCCACAGTCAGCCGACGGCTTGA
- a CDS encoding ankyrin repeat domain-containing protein, which produces MSDQPKQMTEDEAAEFAEQVFDVARRGDAAMLAALLAKGLPANFRNHNGDTLLMLAAYHGHAEAVKVLLEFKADPLIANDKNQLPIAGAAFKGNLEVVKALIDGGTPVEAASSDGRTALMMAAMFNRVEMLDYLLGQGANPKATDAQGATALAAALTMGAADTAARLQKLV; this is translated from the coding sequence ATGTCCGACCAGCCTAAACAAATGACCGAAGACGAAGCCGCCGAATTTGCCGAGCAAGTCTTCGATGTGGCCCGCCGTGGTGATGCTGCGATGCTCGCTGCACTGTTGGCCAAAGGCTTGCCGGCCAATTTTCGCAATCACAATGGCGACACTCTGCTGATGCTTGCGGCCTACCATGGTCACGCCGAGGCGGTCAAAGTGCTGCTGGAGTTCAAGGCGGACCCACTCATCGCCAATGACAAGAACCAGTTGCCGATTGCCGGCGCGGCGTTCAAGGGCAACCTGGAGGTGGTCAAGGCGCTGATTGACGGGGGCACGCCGGTGGAGGCGGCATCGTCTGATGGCCGCACGGCCTTGATGATGGCGGCGATGTTCAACCGTGTCGAGATGCTCGACTACCTGCTCGGCCAGGGCGCAAACCCCAAGGCCACTGACGCCCAGGGTGCCACGGCGCTGGCGGCGGCGCTGACCATGGGCGCGGCGGATACGGCGGCGCGGTTGCAGAAACTGGTGTAG
- a CDS encoding YheU family protein — protein MLIPYDALEVDTLTRLIEDFVTRDGTDNGDDTPLETRVLRVRQALTKGQALIVFDPDSEQCQLMLKHDVPKHLFD, from the coding sequence ATGCTGATTCCCTACGACGCACTTGAAGTCGACACCCTGACGCGCCTGATCGAGGATTTCGTCACCCGTGACGGCACCGACAATGGCGACGACACGCCCCTGGAAACCCGCGTACTGCGCGTGCGCCAGGCGCTGACCAAGGGCCAGGCGCTGATCGTGTTCGACCCCGACAGCGAGCAATGCCAGTTGATGCTCAAGCACGACGTGCCCAAGCACCTGTTCGACTGA
- a CDS encoding SDR family oxidoreductase, with translation MQNRMMITGAGSGLGREIALRWAREGWQLALSDVSEPGLQETLKQVREAGGDGFIQRCDVRDYSQLTAFAQACEVKLGGIDVIVNNAGVASGGFFAELSLEDWDWQIAINLMGVVKGCKAFLPLLEKSKGRIINIASMAALMQGPAMSNYNVAKAGVVALSESLLVELKQQEVGVHVVCPSFFQTNLLDSFRGPTPAMKAQVGKLLESSPISAADIADYIYQRVAEGEFMILPHEQGRMAWALKQKNPQLLYNEMTTMADKMRAKAQAVKG, from the coding sequence ATGCAAAATCGCATGATGATCACTGGCGCCGGGTCCGGCCTGGGTCGTGAAATCGCTCTGCGCTGGGCCCGTGAGGGCTGGCAGTTGGCCTTGTCGGATGTCAGCGAGCCGGGCCTGCAGGAAACCCTCAAGCAGGTGCGCGAGGCCGGTGGCGATGGTTTTATCCAGCGCTGCGATGTGCGTGACTACAGCCAGCTCACCGCGTTTGCCCAGGCCTGCGAGGTCAAGTTGGGCGGCATCGACGTGATCGTCAATAACGCGGGGGTGGCGTCCGGTGGCTTTTTCGCCGAGCTGTCCCTCGAGGATTGGGACTGGCAGATCGCAATCAACCTGATGGGCGTGGTCAAGGGCTGCAAAGCCTTCCTGCCCCTGCTTGAAAAGAGCAAGGGCCGCATCATCAACATCGCGTCCATGGCCGCGTTGATGCAGGGGCCGGCCATGAGCAACTACAACGTGGCCAAGGCCGGTGTGGTGGCGCTGTCGGAGAGCCTGCTGGTGGAACTCAAGCAACAGGAGGTGGGCGTGCACGTGGTGTGCCCGTCGTTCTTCCAGACCAACCTGTTGGACTCGTTCCGTGGGCCAACGCCGGCCATGAAGGCGCAGGTGGGCAAGTTGCTTGAAAGCTCGCCGATCTCGGCGGCGGACATTGCCGATTACATCTATCAGCGTGTGGCGGAGGGGGAGTTCATGATTCTGCCCCACGAGCAGGGGCGGATGGCGTGGGCCTTGAAACAGAAGAACCCGCAGTTGCTCTACAACGAAATGACCACCATGGCCGACAAAATGCGCGCCAAGGCGCAGGCTGTTAAAGGCTGA